A window of the Lactuca sativa cultivar Salinas chromosome 5, Lsat_Salinas_v11, whole genome shotgun sequence genome harbors these coding sequences:
- the LOC111907104 gene encoding inactive beta-amylase 9, with product MEMSLIVASPVKFSQLGNNNNNNSIPMIICSSSTKSRIGFCQITKCPNVSLKVATRSISISHSHHAVSIKASEDNAISKPKDGVKLYVGLPMNSVSDCHAINHSRAISAGLRALKLLGVEGVELPIWWGVAEKEAMGKYQWSGYLTLVDMIQKAGLKLHVTLCFHGSKQENIHLPKWVSEIGQSEPDIFFADRSGKRYKDCLSFGVDDLPIFHGKTAMNVYQGFIESFKTSFSPFMGSTITGITIGMGPDGELRYPSHQDQNKNKISLGAGEFQCYDQNMMNNLKKHSENHGNPNWGLSGPHDAPSYNQHPIINTFFKEGGSWKTPYGDFFLSWYSTQLVSHADKILSMAASSFSDTPVILSGKLPLIHSWYRTRSHPAEVAAGFCNTVNRYEEIIKVFHKNSCRMILPGMDLLDEQQPNELCSSPEMLLEEIRDGCRKNGVEVCGQNLEIAGNSESFEQIRKNLVGGNGIEVFVYQRMGAEFFSPVNFPLFSAFVRRIKELELELDSDDLGGNGRDSAVFVPGKNRKMQAA from the exons ATGGAAATGTCGTTGATCGTAGCTTCTCCGGTCAAGTTTTCTCAATTAGGCAATAATAACAACAATAACAGCATTCCGATGATCATTTGTTCATCTTCTACCAAGTCGCGGATTGGTTTTTGTCAAATAACCAAATGCCCTAATGTGTCTCTTAAGGTTGCAACTCGATCTATTTCTATTTCTCATTCTCATCATGCAGTATCCATCAAGGCTTCCGAGGATAACGCCATATCGAAACCT AAAGATGGCGTGAAGTTATATGTTGGATTACCGATGAATTCAGTGTCTGATTGCCACGCAATAAACCATTCACGAGCAATATCAGCAGGACTTAGGGCTTTAAAGTTATTAGGAGTCGAAGGTGTAGAGCTCCCAATTTGGTGGGGAGTTGCAGAGAAAGAAGCAATGGGAAAATACCAATGGTCAGGCTACCTTACTCTTGTAGACATGATTCAAAAAGCAGGTCTTAAGCTTCATGTTACCCTCTGCTTCCATGGCAGCAAACAAGAAAACATCCACCTCCCTAAATGGGTTTCTGAAATTGGGCAATCTGAACCGGATATCTTCTTTGCTGATCGCTCAGGGAAGCGTTATAAAGACTGTTTGTCTTTTGGTGTTGACGATCTTCCTATTTTTCATGGCAAAACCGCCATGAATGTCTATCAAGGATTCATCGAGAGCTTCAAGACATCCTTCTCTCCATTCATGGGCTCCACAATCACA GGTATAACAATCGGTATGGGCCCAGATGGTGAGCTTCGATACCCATCTCATCAAGATCAAAACAAGAATAAAATCAGTTTAGGAGCAGGGGAATTTCAATGTTACGATCAAAACATGATGAACAATCTCAAGAAACATTCCGAaaatcatggaaaccctaattgggGACTTTCTGGTCCACACGACGCCCCAAGTTACAACCAACATCCCATCATCAACACCTTCTTCAAAGAAGGAGGATCATGGAAGACCCCATACGGGGATTTCTTTCTTTCATGGTATTCAACCCAACTTGTCTCTCATGCTGACAAGATCCTGTCAATGGCTGCCTCATCTTTTAGCGACACTCCAGTCATACTGTCGGGAAAGCTTCCTCTTATCCACTCATGGTACAGAACCCGGTCCCATCCAGCTGAGGTGGCAGCAGggttttgtaacaccgtgaacAGATATGAAGAAATTATAAAAGTATTTCATAAAAACTCGTGTAGAATGATATTGCCAGGAATGGATCTTTTGGATGAACAACAGCCAAATGAGTTGTGTTCGAGTCCTGAGATGCTTCTTGAAGAGATAAGAGATGGTTGCAGAAAGAATGGAGTTGAGGTTTGTGGTCAGAATTTGGAGATTGCAGGAAACAGTGAGAGTTTTGAACAGATTAGGAAGAATTTGGTGGGTGGGAATGGAATTGAAGTGTTTGTTTACCAGAGAATGGGGGCTGAGTTCTTTTCGCCTGTAAACTTTCCTTTGTTTTCAGCATTTGTTAGGAGAATTaaggaattggaattggaattggattCCGATGATTTGGGTGGAAATGGGAGAGATAGTGCTGTATTTGTACCTGGTAAGAACCGAAAAATGCAAGCTGCATAG
- the LOC111907101 gene encoding uncharacterized protein LOC111907101 — MTLTSNVEVEVYMEDLNVTDDESDGEEYVASTMDKTIWDPFLNDLVQGEVEWPDISSDDAEWTFSNEETDKGDNIGQIFWDQYLVHNPRIPWNKMEPHLGGKYESPEQFKLCLTNYAVANGYQLRFGKCDRSRILVRCGKKSDENKCPFRCWASWMGNELTWQVKSLEKKHVCARKYSLGSLITPGWIANHYLNDLIRNPKTKVKEMKADFLQNYSLKLSRGQCERARALAFTLIDGKLTDHYARIWDYGNEVLRSNPGSTVEIGVDVNPDAKYFKRIYICLKALKERWLKGCHKVIDLDGCFLKGKVKGELIAAIGRDGNNQIYPIAWAVVNVENKDNWK; from the coding sequence ATGACTTTAACTTCAAATGTGGAAGTTGAAGTTTATATGGAGGATTTGAATGTAACAGATGATGAGTCTGATGGAGAAGAATATGTTGCTTCTACAATGGACAAGACAATATGGGATCCTTTTTTGAATGATTTGGTACAGGGAGAAGTGGAATGGCCTGACATATCATCTGATGATGCTGAATGGACCTTTTCAAATGAAGAAACTGACAAAGGAGATAATATAGGTCAGATATTTTGGGACCAATATCTTGTACACAACCCTAGGATACCTTGGAATAAAATGGAACCACACTTGGGGGGAAAATACGAAAGCCCAGAACAGTTCAAGCTTTGTCTAACAAATTATGCGGTGGCTAATGGATACCAATTGAGGTTTGGCAAGTGTGATCGTTCTAGGATATTAGTACGATGCGGAAAAAAAAGTGACGAGAATAAGTGTCCATTTAGATGTTGGGCATCTTGGATGGGGAATGAACTAACTTGGCAAGTGAAATCTTTGGAAAAGAAACATGTTTGTGCACGAAAATACAGCCTCGGTTCATTGATAACTCCGGGTTGGATTGCTAACCATTATCTTAATGACCTAATTCGCAACCCCAAAACGAAAGTCAAAGAAATGAAAGCTGATTTTTTACAGAATTATTCTTTAAAGCTTAGCAGAGGTCAGTGTGAAAGGGCAAGGGCATTAGCATTTACACTAATTGATGGCAAGTTGACTGATCACTATGCTAGGATATGGGATTATGGTAATGAAGTTTTGAGATCAAACCCAGGAAGCACTGTTGAAATTGGAGTCGATGTCAATCCGGATGCAAAATATTTCAAAAGAATCTACATTTGTTTGAAGGCTTTAAAAGAAAGATGGTTGAAAGGTTGTCATAAGGTGATTGATTTAGATGGATGTTTCTTGAAAGGGAAAGTTAAAGGGGAGTTGATAGCTGCCATTGGTCGAGACGGAAACAACCAAATTTACCCCATTGCATGGGCAGTTGTGAATGTAGAAAATAAAGATAATTGGAAGTAG